AATGGTGGTGAAGATAACATGAGTCTTGAAAATTTCGATAGACGCATCATTCAAACGGGAGAAAAGAAGAAGCCTCACTTTGCTAAAAGTGTCCATATATCTCTCAAGGAAGGCGTTGCAGATTTGAATGGTCTCAAACTGGGACATGACAAAGACCGGATCAAGAAGTATAGCTGCAGGCTTGGGGCGAGGATCGCGCAGAACCTTGACAGAACTACAGTGCTTGAGGCGTGGACCGCACCATTTACGGTCATAGATAAGCATGACAAATGTAAGTCTTCCTCACAACAAGTAATAACTGTTTCATCTATAGATTTATGTAAAGATCAAGGCATTAAAATTTACTCTTAAAGAAGATATCCATATAACAGCTGGTTTCCTTTTGCAGACAATGACAAACATCCTTGTCCATCTCTTTCTTCTGAGGTCTGGAGATTGGATGGAATCGGCAGGAATGGCAACCCATGTGGTCGCCTGAAAAAGGAAAGCATCAAGACTGTGCAGGATTTTTTGTTTTGGTTCCATGTCAATCCTGAGAAGCTCCAAGAAAAAGTAATAGTCCTCGTCTACTCTTTATACGCGTTCGATTTACCAAGTGTTGTCATCATATTTTGCTTGTTTGTCGCCTGTGCTATTGTTTTGGCTTTAGAATTGAAATATATGCAAACAACAATCTTCACACTTAGAGGGCATTCGATATTAAAAAAACTGCTCGTATATATGGCATGAGAAATATAAATCTTTGTAATATGCGTACAGATATTATGTGTTGGTGATTGCAAATGGAAGACAATAGTCAGTCATGCTCAGAAATGCAACATTGATTGTAAAAGGATGTTTTCTCACAAATCTTCAACTGAACCTCAAACCTGTGTTATTTATGATGCTGTGGGAAAACTCAAGGGTGGTATTATCGAGTCCCACTTTGTTCCAATTGATGATATGCCTTCTGATGAAAAGGTGGTGCCCTTTTTGTGATTAGCTTTCTTTGTGCAACTGTGGTAATATCTCCTACTAATGAATTGTTGATTCCTAAATAGGATCGTGCACGTGAGTTACTCAGATATGTGTTAGAGGAACCGTCTGCATTTGTAGAACGATACGACGACTTCTCGGAAGATGAAGGGTCCCTTTTAAAGAAGTTTCCATACAGATCATTGCAGCACAGTGTTCTCACCGTTTCTGAAGATATGAATGAAAATCATACTTCATCGTCTCAGAGCATCATCGCTGCTAATAACTCGTATGCTTGTGGGCCTTCCGGCTCTCTTGGATCAATAGAAATGGGAGAGCTATCCAACTCTCGCGCCTTTTCTACTGATCTTCATACATTAGGTCAGATCTCACTGCATCTTATAACCAGTGTGTGCCACAAGTAGTTAGATCTTTAATCTAAAGTTGATGAATTCCAGATTACGAGACTCCATTATGTTTCGAG
The nucleotide sequence above comes from Salvia splendens isolate huo1 unplaced genomic scaffold, SspV2 ctg142, whole genome shotgun sequence. Encoded proteins:
- the LOC121789107 gene encoding calmodulin-binding protein 60 A-like isoform X1 → MRSDENGASSEQLGQALDQIVRRIMEKQIKPMVLPMVRQQVRSMVVTIVQQEVVPVVEDLIRKVIKEALQEHVEERPSNGGTRNDLPEERSLQLKFVYDTVSDTVTGEELKGINDKWLKLVLVDSGGNTVTCGSGSDAKVEILLLDVNENGGEDNMSLENFDRRIIQTGEKKKPHFAKSVHISLKEGVADLNGLKLGHDKDRIKKYSCRLGARIAQNLDRTTVLEAWTAPFTVIDKHDKYNDKHPCPSLSSEVWRLDGIGRNGNPCGRLKKESIKTVQDFLFWFHVNPEKLQEKILCVGDCKWKTIVSHAQKCNIDCKRMFSHKSSTEPQTCVIYDAVGKLKGGIIESHFVPIDDMPSDEKDRARELLRYVLEEPSAFVERYDDFSEDEGSLLKKFPYRSLQHSVLTVSEDMNENHTSSSQSIIAANNSYACGPSGSLGSIEMGELSNSRAFSTDLHTLDYETPLCFENNSSPLNTLVSGNDKHTAEMGGGSSSGRSNASFQSARGQWVDEEEPYYPAPLSPEPMLPDVNSHNVTGGQWFEDEPNGPGSLSPDPMQLYDEHVDIHSAHVHGDETCGADRPKTLKKLSRLLSSFSRLVSGDAGPSCKKGRVD
- the LOC121789107 gene encoding calmodulin-binding protein 60 A-like isoform X2; the encoded protein is MNQSLLYFKIKEALQEHVEERPSNGGTRNDLPEERSLQLKFVYDTVSDTVTGEELKGINDKWLKLVLVDSGGNTVTCGSGSDAKVEILLLDVNENGGEDNMSLENFDRRIIQTGEKKKPHFAKSVHISLKEGVADLNGLKLGHDKDRIKKYSCRLGARIAQNLDRTTVLEAWTAPFTVIDKHDKYNDKHPCPSLSSEVWRLDGIGRNGNPCGRLKKESIKTVQDFLFWFHVNPEKLQEKILCVGDCKWKTIVSHAQKCNIDCKRMFSHKSSTEPQTCVIYDAVGKLKGGIIESHFVPIDDMPSDEKDRARELLRYVLEEPSAFVERYDDFSEDEGSLLKKFPYRSLQHSVLTVSEDMNENHTSSSQSIIAANNSYACGPSGSLGSIEMGELSNSRAFSTDLHTLDYETPLCFENNSSPLNTLVSGNDKHTAEMGGGSSSGRSNASFQSARGQWVDEEEPYYPAPLSPEPMLPDVNSHNVTGGQWFEDEPNGPGSLSPDPMQLYDEHVDIHSAHVHGDETCGADRPKTLKKLSRLLSSFSRLVSGDAGPSCKKGRVD